The Engystomops pustulosus chromosome 1, aEngPut4.maternal, whole genome shotgun sequence genome has a window encoding:
- the LOC140128319 gene encoding immunoglobulin superfamily member 1-like isoform X1, translating into MAWDMTFFIVYFLVNAAMLNTDAYSPRIRLEPERPVYIVGDSLSVRCDTDSPISISSYHFFKDAKLVTNTSGTNRLLIQSLSIMDAGDYLCASYTAEGNISQSHLVKINVFAIPPAPKLVVEPLRNVFLVNQSVVIRCLVLDGQSAKSIQLYQNGAILFEADNFGVLSLNNTQKRHSGNYSCKYMTDISGRVVESHPSNQAMLAVIDLPPTPILRYAKSLRIQSNEIEIVCEVPNPSIPSLINGFCLYRNGGEVLCQQSNRIVMNYDLEFDGCYFCRSVVNLLGEEVLSRKSNEVFLTLIESNVRSCTASEYGLSRQGIKLYGSVLVGKLIVLISIMLIFGVHLLATRIRNKNVESEELSVRK; encoded by the exons ATGGCTTGGGATATGACCTTCTTTATTG TGTATTTCCTGGTGAACGCAGCTATGCTAAACACAG ATGCATATTCACCACGTATTCGCTTGGAACCAGAGAGACCAGTATACATTGTGGGAGACTCTCTATCTGTCCGATGTGATACTGACAGCCCAATAAGTATCTCTAGTTATCACTTCTTCAAAGATGCAAAGTTGGTAACTAACACTTCTGGCACAAATAGACTGCTCATACAATCTCTTTCTATTATGGATGCTGGAGACTATTTGTGCGCCAGCTACACTGCTGAGGGCAATATATCACAAAGCCACTTAGTAAAGATTAATGTGTTTG CAATTCCACCTGCTCCAAAATTAGTAGTGGAACCCCTGAGAAATGTCTTCCTTGTGAATCAATCAGTGGTAATAAGATGTCTGGTGCTAGACGGGCAAAGTGCCAAATCAATCCAGCTGTATCAAAATGGAGCAATACTTTTTGAGGCTGATAATTTTGGAGTTTTGTCTCTTAATAATACACAAAAGAGACATTCTGGAAACTACTCATGTAAATATATGACTGATATATCAGGACGTGTAGTGGAATCTCATCCTAGCAACCAAGCCATGCTGGCTGTCATAG accTGCCTCCAACTCCAATTTTAAGGTATGCAAAAAGCTTGCGGATTCAAAGTAACGAAATAGAGATTGTATGCGAGGTCCCAAATCCTTCAATACCCTCTTTAATCAATGGATTTTGTTTGTATCGAAATGGAGGAGAGGTCTTATGCCAGCAGTCTAATAGAATTGTCATGAACTACGATCTGGAATTTGATGGATGCTACTTCTGCCGCAGCGTTGTGAATCTATTAGGGGAGGAAGTCCTATCACGCAAGAGTAATGAGGTCTTCTTGACACTAATAG aAAGCAATGTGAGAAGCTGTACTGCAAGTGAATATGGTCTCTCAAGACAAG GTATCAAGTTATATGGAAGTGTTCTTGTTGGAAAACTCATTGTCCTAATTTCTATCATGCTAATTTTTGGGGTACACCTGCTTGCAACTCGCATAAG AAACAAGAACGTTGAGTCTGAAGAGCTCTCAGTCCGCAAATAA
- the LOC140128319 gene encoding uncharacterized protein isoform X2, translated as MAWDMTFFIVYFLVNAAMLNTAIPPAPKLVVEPLRNVFLVNQSVVIRCLVLDGQSAKSIQLYQNGAILFEADNFGVLSLNNTQKRHSGNYSCKYMTDISGRVVESHPSNQAMLAVIDLPPTPILRYAKSLRIQSNEIEIVCEVPNPSIPSLINGFCLYRNGGEVLCQQSNRIVMNYDLEFDGCYFCRSVVNLLGEEVLSRKSNEVFLTLIESNVRSCTASEYGLSRQGIKLYGSVLVGKLIVLISIMLIFGVHLLATRIRNKNVESEELSVRK; from the exons ATGGCTTGGGATATGACCTTCTTTATTG TGTATTTCCTGGTGAACGCAGCTATGCTAAACACAG CAATTCCACCTGCTCCAAAATTAGTAGTGGAACCCCTGAGAAATGTCTTCCTTGTGAATCAATCAGTGGTAATAAGATGTCTGGTGCTAGACGGGCAAAGTGCCAAATCAATCCAGCTGTATCAAAATGGAGCAATACTTTTTGAGGCTGATAATTTTGGAGTTTTGTCTCTTAATAATACACAAAAGAGACATTCTGGAAACTACTCATGTAAATATATGACTGATATATCAGGACGTGTAGTGGAATCTCATCCTAGCAACCAAGCCATGCTGGCTGTCATAG accTGCCTCCAACTCCAATTTTAAGGTATGCAAAAAGCTTGCGGATTCAAAGTAACGAAATAGAGATTGTATGCGAGGTCCCAAATCCTTCAATACCCTCTTTAATCAATGGATTTTGTTTGTATCGAAATGGAGGAGAGGTCTTATGCCAGCAGTCTAATAGAATTGTCATGAACTACGATCTGGAATTTGATGGATGCTACTTCTGCCGCAGCGTTGTGAATCTATTAGGGGAGGAAGTCCTATCACGCAAGAGTAATGAGGTCTTCTTGACACTAATAG aAAGCAATGTGAGAAGCTGTACTGCAAGTGAATATGGTCTCTCAAGACAAG GTATCAAGTTATATGGAAGTGTTCTTGTTGGAAAACTCATTGTCCTAATTTCTATCATGCTAATTTTTGGGGTACACCTGCTTGCAACTCGCATAAG AAACAAGAACGTTGAGTCTGAAGAGCTCTCAGTCCGCAAATAA